A window from Cryptomeria japonica chromosome 1, Sugi_1.0, whole genome shotgun sequence encodes these proteins:
- the LOC131044899 gene encoding uncharacterized protein LOC131044899 produces MNGKKIIGRTKIYTSWDAQMENRWVLKEPQIYVPPSKCLDRNTIKWKTPPWSWTKLNFNGASKGNLGASGIGAIIWDDQGNILHGLFGGIGVATNNEAEIRALEARLRLCVRQGISRIIIEGDSQIIIDGITRSSFHS; encoded by the coding sequence ATGAATGGAAAGAAAATAATAGGCAGGACTAAGATATACACTAGTTGGGATGCACAAATGGAGAATAGATGGGTCCTTAAAGAGCCACAAATATATGTGCCCCCATCAAAATGCCTTGATAGAAATACCATCAAATGGAAAACCCCTCCATGGAGTTGGACAAAATTGAACTTCAACGGTGCCAGTAAGGGGAATCTGGGGGCATCAGGTATTGGAGCCATAATCTGGGATGATCAGGGCAATATCCTCCATGGGTTGTTTGGTGGCATTGGAGTTGCCACAAACAACGAAGCAGAGATTCGTGCACTAGAGGCAAGACTACGACTCTGTGTTAGGCAAGGAATTTCTAGAATCATAATTGAGGGTGACTCTCAGATTATAATAGATGGGATCACTCGGTCAAGTTTTCATAGCTAG